The Bombus vancouverensis nearcticus chromosome 5, iyBomVanc1_principal, whole genome shotgun sequence genome segment TTATTGCAATGTGCTTGTATTTGGAAATGTTTATATAATGAAATGGAATAATTCAGTTAACACTGACATTAGCTATATCATATTCTGCGTTCTATTTTCAGTATATTATTACTTTAAACGATTCAAACGGAAAGTATAACACGAAGACGAAAACGAAACATTATACAACAAGCACATACAATAAGCTTACAATAGCTAAGttgtaaaaaaatatgtttttgaaacttttatatataatgaagcttaataattagaaaaattataaactcTTAATTTGAATATATTCCTCTTATTATAAAGGCCACTTAAAGGACAAGATCTTGTATTATATAAGACTAtagcaaataaaatatatattaattaataataaatgaatgttcgaattatttaaattgatacTAATATTGCAACTTTCTATTTACTGTCTTCTTGTGCATATAATAAAACTAAAGACATTGCTTACACTTTGCATCATTAATTTCTAcatatatgaataaataaaatgtaatctATTACAACaataaacaaaacaaaaaaggattttatgaataaaattattgtaaatagATATTATTGagttttataattaattcttgaaatattactttttaaatagaCAAAAATCttgatataattttattcttgATATTATTTACTTTTAGAGATTGCTTAATCCATCATACAGATTTTGCCAAAATTTATTTGCTATTACATATTATGAAAgtataatgaaattttatctCTTAATTCACATTTGATGGACAATTGTCTTACATATATTGAGTATCATAAAGCTTAGAAGATGTATTGATATAATGTTGTACATTAAATCATGTATCCGAAAAAAATAgcttaattatttatttgcctTTCAACAGTTGTATTTGCACCAGTCAGCTTTTAAATCCAAGATCGATTGAAATtaactgtattttttttttagatatacatatatatgtattacgtggcacataattttattatttatgttatatttattaatgcATTTACTATTAATATAAGTATTCAGacattttcaattaatattctgcttatttataataatacgaGAGTATGTAATATTCTGCCTGATTGCAATAAGTATACTTAAATGTATATCAGAGTATTTTTTAAGATGTACATTGCAGTTGAGATCTAGTATCTATGATAGATACTTTAAAGTAATGAAATTATAGTGCAATATAATATATCATAGCATACTTTCATGTATGTATCActatttgtaaaatatgtaataatgaAATTGTGAAAATATTTTCGCATTGTAATTATACaacaaaaataagaaatatatgaattttgtttttcaatgaaatattgCAAATATAAAAAGTGAGTTAAGCTCAGACATTAATAATTTTGTTCTTTTAAAGTTCCATAAAAGTATCTTAGAAATGATATAtatcttaattttttatttggaaatataaaatatatatatatatatttatcaaatttatgtCCAATTTTATCCTTCAATATAGCACATTTCgcctttttttatttaatagcaGAATACATTTACATACCTTGTTTATTACACAATTAACTTATTAAAATATGTTTACAATTTTCTGGGAAGCTCTTGCTTTCTTTATGTTTTAAATGTATGAAATAGTACATCATATCTTTCAGTATTGTAATTCATATAGTAAAATTTAATACAAGATCATCttctttgtatattaattatggAAACAAATTGAatcacaataatatttattctaaataaaacTTTTTGGGAAATTTCTAATGCTCATTTAGAAAAACAGAATAATTATGTTTTAAAATTATGTGAAATTTATGcaaacttttatatatgtacttttttaaatttatataaataatatttaaatttttagcaTAGAAAATATCTTTTACTAATCACAATAACAAAAATAGTATTTGAGATtcgttctttttgttttttaaatatggCTACCTTTCTATATCCTTCATCATAATTCACAAAATTACAATGAAGAAAATTGAACTAACATTTGTTGGAACGTTGTTGTTCCAACAGTAGTAGACATTTGACTAATACTGTTAAATAAAGCCTCTGCCTGTAAAGTTTCTGGCAACCTAGTAAGAAACTGTGCTCCATGTACAAAGTCCATCTTTAATAGTTCTTCTTGATACAAGTGCAACACACCAAGTGCTGTTCTAAAAAGGAACTCATCCCCATCTCTAAGAAAAACATCCCAGACCCTACATGCAACATCCAGAGGCATTGCCTTAGCATATATAGTATATAACCAATCTAACAAATATAAATCTGGGCTAAGACCAGCTACtgtaaaatgagaaaaaatttTTGGTAGCTTATGTGCAAGTGCGCTAGAATATACCTTGTAATAAATATCCATCTGTTTCTGGTTTAATGTAAAAGCAGATCTGTGACAGGGATGATTTAATAAATTAGCAAAGCAGGTAAAGGCATCTGGAGGTTCCATGTTCAATGATAACACTGCACCCACAAAACTCATACCTTGTACGTAACCTACATCAGGCCTATAAACTGCATAGGCTGCTAAAATACCTTGAAGACTATTAGATAATGGTCCACCTTCTTGAAAGACACATAAAGTAGGAAAAGTACGAGATACATCTAATTTGATTGCAGCTAATGTTTCACTTATAGGACTTGATATTGCTCTGTCCAAACATATATTGTAAAGATGTGttgttatatttaaattatttggaATTGCTAGTTTCCACACTTTGCCACGAACACTAGGTGGAAGACCACGCCACCATAATTCACgtaccttttttgtatttttaacacTTTCAAATTTAGGAAGAATGTGTACATTCCAAGTATGAGAATCCTCTGCTAATCTCTCTTCTTCTTTAAGTTGCAATTCTCTTTGATGTTTacgttctttttcttctcttaatTCCCGTTTTCTTGCTGCTTCTAGAATAGCACTGTACTGTTTGCGATGGCGTTCTTCTTCAACTGCATTTTTAGCTGGTAGATTAGCTGGTCTTGGCTGTTGTATTAAAGCTAAACTTCCCCCTACCTTATCTATATTTCTTGATGGACTACCTGTAGGTGTAGATTGTTGTGAATCTTTATTTTTCCATGAAAATACATTCTTTGAAAAAAGAGTATTTAGTCCCCAACGCTTAGACTTCTCAGTCCGTTCTGTAACTTGTTGATCATCAGAACCCAGGAAACTTCCAGAAGGAGAGACTTCACTAAGGGAAGACACTGTACTGCTACAAGAACGTGGCAGACTGTTTCTAGGACTACTGTTTGCACTACCATTTTCCAGTCTTGTATATTTCTCTTCATCAACCTTGAAATTGTCATTTAAAGATTCTTCCTTATAATCGCAAGGAGAATCTAGATATTGAGATTTAGTATCCAACTGTGATTCATTCGATTCCTCTAAAGAATATATTTGTTTTGTAGTGGGATTATAAGCTAAAGACATACTTTCCAATGCATGGTTTAAGCTAGTTCCAGCAACTCCTACAGAAACTACATTACCAGCATCGTACCATTTATTTTCTCGAATATGGACACATAATGCCTTAGTTTTTACAGCAGGCACAGAAGCTACATCGCATGCCAAAGCTTCATTGATATTCACACTATTACAGGATATAGAACTTCCATTCAATGACACCAATTGTTGTTTGCCAATTTTTCGAACAATATTATTTGCAATGTAGCAGTTAGAATCTCGTCCGGCAACTTTTAATACTTGATAATTGTTAGACATATTTCCATAACGAGACACAATACATGGAGGTACATTTTGTGATGAATGATGATTATTTCCATTTAAATGATTAGATACAGGATTCTTCATGATTGACGCCCGTTTCCTAACCTTATCGATATATTAAATGTTTTTCCAATCAGGAGAAACCAATAAGAAATCAAGTTCTCATATCCAATATCTATAGATTTGTATTTATgcatattttttcattacattTTAATAG includes the following:
- the LOC117163345 gene encoding TBC1 domain family member 14, with amino-acid sequence MKNPVSNHLNGNNHHSSQNVPPCIVSRYGNMSNNYQVLKVAGRDSNCYIANNIVRKIGKQQLVSLNGSSISCNSVNINEALACDVASVPAVKTKALCVHIRENKWYDAGNVVSVGVAGTSLNHALESMSLAYNPTTKQIYSLEESNESQLDTKSQYLDSPCDYKEESLNDNFKVDEEKYTRLENGSANSSPRNSLPRSCSSTVSSLSEVSPSGSFLGSDDQQVTERTEKSKRWGLNTLFSKNVFSWKNKDSQQSTPTGSPSRNIDKVGGSLALIQQPRPANLPAKNAVEEERHRKQYSAILEAARKRELREEKERKHQRELQLKEEERLAEDSHTWNVHILPKFESVKNTKKVRELWWRGLPPSVRGKVWKLAIPNNLNITTHLYNICLDRAISSPISETLAAIKLDVSRTFPTLCVFQEGGPLSNSLQGILAAYAVYRPDVGYVQGMSFVGAVLSLNMEPPDAFTCFANLLNHPCHRSAFTLNQKQMDIYYKVYSSALAHKLPKIFSHFTVAGLSPDLYLLDWLYTIYAKAMPLDVACRVWDVFLRDGDEFLFRTALGVLHLYQEELLKMDFVHGAQFLTRLPETLQAEALFNSISQMSTTVGTTTFQQMLVQFSSL